The Setaria viridis chromosome 9, Setaria_viridis_v4.0, whole genome shotgun sequence sequence CACATTCTTGTTACTCAAATACCAACTGATCTTGCCAAATTCGTGCACTGTATTTCTTCTGCAACTTGAAGCATATACTTTTTCTTGCAAATCCTGTATATCGTTGTACAAAGTTCTTATGGCCTCTTCTCTGGTTCTGTCTATTGATGTCCATGCCAAGTGTATGCATAATTTTGTTGCTGGCATACCCTGAGGTTATGTTGTCATCTTTCACGGTTTGGGTTGTGACATTTCCCTGTGTGATTATCAATTATCTAGGAAGTTACAACCTCCATGAAACAGAAACAGTTGTTTGCTACCAGTATTACCCTGTGCTCTTTCATCCTTTTTGTTGGAAGTTCTTGCAAATCTTATGTAGTTTTGCTAAAGCAATAAAATCTGGAGAGTATTGCAGTGTATATTGAGACTCAAGTTATTGTTGCATTATGATAAGCTGGATGTTCTTATTCTGTTCTGCTACTCGTGCATTAGAGACTAGAAGAGTAAAGTAAAATGCTATTACTAGACAAGGTATAGCAATTGGTTCCAATATTAGTGCTGATATGAAATTGTATTGAGGTACACTCCTCAAAACAAGAGTCAATGTTGTTTCTATTCCAGTGAACAAGTAGCGTTTTACATTTATGAGTTTGTGATGATCTCAAATTCACCCTTTTTCCAGGGACCTATAAATAAACTTGTAGCGTGCATATATAGATATATGTCAAAGTTATATTGAGTTTATAGGTCTTGGTTTGTTGACTCATGCTAGAaatttctcttcctttttttttgtctcgatTTCATCAGTCATAAAAACCTTTATGTATTGCATTATGCATTATGCATCTGAGTGTATGAGCTTTTTGATGTGATATCATCAAAGACAGTGGAGAAGCTTGAGCAGAgagtttggggggggggggtgtggcAACACTAATTTCAACCCTCAATATCACTAAACAGTGGCTTAATCCATGGAGTTTTTTGTTTGGCAGGGGGCGGGGGCATGGCCCACCCTGGCCACAACTAAGCTTTGCTATTGATCAAAGAGAACTCAAATTGTCATCTTATTTTGTAATTCATTTGAGAGGGCTGGTGTTAGGTAATGATCTGCTGTCTATGTTGAGAAACTCTGTTTCTCAAGTTGAAGAACCCGTCCATTTTCTCTTTCACAGATTCCAGCATGTATAAACGATCACTGCATTGAAATCTTTCCTCATTTTCATTTACGGACAAATGGCTGTTTGTGTCCCACATTCAACTATGGAATCTGTATCCATTGGAAGATAGAATTAACAGTTTGCATTCCAGTTCAACTATCCAAGTAACAAGTTGCAGCAAACCTCTTTGGGAAAACAAAAATCTAGCAGGAATGTAGGATATGCTTTTGTGTTTACTGGCTGGCATAACAGAGCTTGCATAATGGGTCACAGCCTCACAGGACTGACCTTTCTTATAATGTATGTTGCTTAGGATTTGTTTTGGTATGCCACCCCAGCGAAGAGTTTGCATTTGTTTTCGTTTTGCACCTTCCAGATTTGTCTGATTGCACTGGCTGCAGCTTCCTTGAAACATAAATCACCCAACTCCAAAGAAACTTAATCGTTTTAACTTGCCCTGCTTTTGAGCAAAGCTGAACGAGCTGACTTGTTGCACTGGAGTGTTGTGATTCTTTCTAGTGTCTCAATCCATCTACCTACCGTCGTCCATATCTTGCATTGGCTACGTTTTCCAAACTCCCACATGTTGATACTGTACCCTACATCAAATGTACCTTGATAGCTGTTATTCTGTCATGTGTCAGGTGCAAGTTATAGGGGTGATTTCCTGCTTTACTAAAACTGAATGCTACTGAAATTTCTTCTGTTCTCTCTGGATGGTGTAGTTAAGTAGTTTGTTACTACATTCCAAACAGCATAATTGATTACGTGCTGATTTTTAAGCATTCTTTTTGTTTAGTTGATACTCTGAGGTTTGTCAACGACTAACCTCTGCTGTTTATTGTTTTTTCTGTGACTGAGGAATGTAATCTGGTCAGGTATATGCGAGCATTTATCTGATGACTTGTTCGCGTTCCTGACCTGCAGGATGCAGAGGAAGCCGCGAGGAAAGCTGAAGCAGCTCAGAAGCGAGCTGCTGATATCGCATCAGGAGCGGTACAGATGAACGGCCGCGAGCTGTTCCAACACGAGCCCTGGGTGTTCGACAACAACATTTACTGAGATGAGAGCGTCCTGCCTCATGGAAGTTGTAAAACGCCTTGGCAGATGTGATAAACTCGATAACATAATGTACCATGGCATATGTTTATTAGTAATCTGGATGTGTTTGAAGTCATTCAGGAGTTTAGCGAGAAGGCAATGGTTTCAGAGCCCTATTTAGTTGCCTCCTTCCACCAACGAACAAATCGTGTCTGATTGCCCATCTAACAAATTCCCACTGCATTTACttccaaaaaaaacaaattctCACTGCAGATGCGTCAAGAAATAAGCGCATATTCCCTCATGGTTCATGGAGTAAAGCTGATTACACGTGCCAGCTTGGGTAAAGCTGGAGCTTAGCCGCAAGATAAGAAGCATCGCAATCGTAATAAGACTTGCCAAAGCACATAGCctgtctgcactctgcagccGCCGTGCCCTTGCACAAAATGTCAAAAAAACATTTACCGTAACAGTACACACCAAAACACATCTGCGGCCAAGCTCTGTATCCGCCAAAGCAACGCCGCGGTAGCATGCGGCAGAACATGGCAGGCCGGAGTTGCAGCAACCCTTCGGCTCGCGCTCGCCTGCTGGTGGATGGAATGGTAACCTGCACCGCTGCACGCGAGACACAACTCTGCACGAGTCGTTCTCCTCTTCCCGGACCGCGCTTGCACAACCCAGCCCTCCGCGAATCGTGGCTGCGGCACGGACGCGCGCTGCACAGCGCGCGGCTTCTGGCACTCGCCCAAACCGGCTCCCCCCCACGGGATGGGAACGCGCGGGGCGTGTCGACTGGCAAGTGACCGGCGGCACCCGGCAGCGGTCGAGATGCTGTGATCGTGTGACCGCCTGCGCCGCGGCGATGGTGAGTTGCCGAATTGGTGGTCCTCATCCTCCACGCGCACTACGGATGCTCGACGAAATGCCTCAACAGCCTCCTTGGTCAAAACATCGAGAAAGGCGGGCCTACCTTCCGGCGGGATGGGACGCGGAAAAAGGAAGTTTCTCAGTCCTACTCCTACCACAGGGGGGCCGCATTGGCACGGCACACGGTTGACCCGTTGACCAGATATTGTCTTCAACCTTCTGCACACATAAGATGGCTTGATGCTTCCTTCCATGGCAGCCAGGTAAGCGTCGTGCACTGGAGGAGGGAGACGATTATATTCGACCTTGGCACCCGCAAACCCATCCGTAGCAGGTATGTCGTGATCAACCATGCTCGCTCGATCGTCATCCTTATTAGAAGCTACCCCTTTGCAATTTTAATCCTAGATAGACATTATATCCGTCTAAAAATTCTCCGGATACCTGCAACTCAGCTTATCCGTCAAGTTTCCCTTTTAcctgtaacaccccgtcctccaaagccgcacccgtccaacccttccgaggggtgggcacgcgtacacatagcaccctacttacactttcgtcctcgcttcgtgtaaaagggttaacccgaagatgctatggctggttgacaaagGTTTATAAATTAGCTCCActcttgctcaactagcaacgTAATA is a genomic window containing:
- the LOC117837021 gene encoding uncharacterized protein is translated as MGAEAEGTAPPQAAAAGEPATAARAQPISAAQFLSWKQRKDAEEAARKAEAAQKRAADIASGAVQMNGRELFQHEPWVFDNNIY